The genomic region GAGCCAGGGCTTCGCAATGTTGGCCCAGGTGCTGGCGCAGGGTTTGGGTGAGCGTGCGCCGGCCCTGGTTGCGCAGGGCGTGCAGGCCAGCCGCGCTGAGTACCACCAGGGCACCGAGGGAGGCGCGGTTTTCCTGCACCACGCCCAGGCGGGTTTCCGCAACCCAGGGGTGGGTCATCAGCGCTTGTTCCAGCATCGGCAGGGAGATGCGTTTTTCTTCCAGCTTGACGATGCGGTCCAGACGGCCCAGCAATTCGAAACGGCCATCGGCATGGATGCGTGCGGCGTCGGCGGTCTGCTCCACATGCCCTTCGGGCAGGTATTTTGATGCGATGCGCAGCGCGCCGTCGGCATCCTGGCTCAGTTGCACATCGGCAAACGGCTGCCAGGGTTGCGCGCCCTGGCGCCAGGCGATGCCGCCGGTTTCCGAACTGCCGAGAATTTCCGTCGGCCATTGCTGCAAGCGGTCGTATAGGCTGCCGGCGGCTTCAACCGGCAAAGCACCGCCGGAGGAAAACACTCGCGCTACTTGGCTCAGTGCCGCCCAGTCGAGATTGTCGCCCATGCGCTTGAGCAGCGCCGGGCTGGCAACCCAGGCAAATTGTGGGTGCTCGCGGCTGGCGCGCTGCATGTCCTCGGGAAATGCCAGTTGCTGGCGCACAAAGCTGCGGCCGGCGCACAGCGGCCACAGCACGCGAAACAGCAAGCCGTAGATGTGCTGGGTAGCGACGCTGCCGATGATGCAGGCGTCTTTGAGGTCCGCCCCCCACAGGGCTTCCAGCGCCTGGACTTCATTGGCCAGTTGGCGCAGGGATTTGTCGATGCGCTTGGGCTCACCGCTGGAGCCGGAGGTACACAGGCTCAGTTGGCAGCTGTCCAGATCAAGAACCGCAGGGCTCAGTGGCGCCTGGTACAGCGCCTCGAGGTCAGCGGCTTCGGTCAGCCAGGCGTCAACGGCAGGCGCCCAGCGTTGGCGGGTCTGGGGTTGCAGGTCGGCGGGCAGCAACACGCTGGCACCGGCGCGCCAGGCGCCCAGCAAGGCAACCGCCAGGACGCCGGCGTCTTCCAGGTACACGGCCAGGCGCCGGATGCCTCGCGCCTGCAGGCCGGCCGCCAGGCGCAGTGACGCTTCCCACAGTTGGGCGTGGTTCATGTCAGGCTCGGTGGTGACCGAGCGCTGTTGCAGCGGCTCAAGCAACAAGTGCTCAAGTTTCAACCCATTCATACGCGGCCTCGAAGCCTTTGTCGTACCAGCCATTCCACGGCAAACAACAGCGCCATCAGCCCGTAGGCGATCAAGCCGTTGTACAACGTCCACCAGCTCAGCGGCGCCCACAGCGTGAGTGCGGCGGCGAGCAAGCCATTACACAGAAAAAATGCACTCCACACCACGGTGACCTGGCGGGTATACACGATTGCCTTCGGCGGCAGCTGCGGGTCAGTCATGCGTGCCAAGCGCTCGACCATCGGCGGGCCGTATTTCAGGCTCAGGCCGAACAGCGCCAACATGAACGCGCTGACCAGGCTTGGGTACCAGCGCAGCCACTGCGGGTTATCGAACCAGGCCAGCAGCAGGCAGAACAGGATCACCGTCGCCGCCATCCAGCGGCTGCCCGGGCGCCGCGCAGCCGTCAGGGCGCGCAGCAGCCACAAACTGCCCAGCAACAAGCCGAACTGCCACGGCGCAAAGTGCTCGGTGCCGTAATACACGGCGAAGGGGTACAGCAGCCCCGCCAACAACAGTCCAAGGCCGATCAGCCGGCTCATGCGGCGGGCTGGACCAGACGGTACACCGCCTCAACCACGTCGTTCACAGTGCGTACGGCCTTGAACTCTTCGGCGGCGATCTTCTTGCCGGTCTGGCGCTTGATGTGGTCGATCAGGTCCACGGCGTCGATGCTGTCGATTTCCAGGTCCTGGTACAGGTTGGCGTCAAGGGTGACGCGTTCAGGTTCCAGCTCAAACAGTTCCACCAAGGCGTCGCGCAGGGTGTTGAAAATATCGTCACGAGTTTGCATGGTACGGTCTCAAGCTGCCTGTCGGGCCGTGACGAACGCCGCAAGGCTGGCCACGTTGGTGAAATGATTGCGGGTGTCCTTGGCGTCAGCATCGATCTTGATACCGTAGGTTTTCTGGATCGCCAGGCCCAATTCCAGGGCGTCGACCGAGTCCAGGCCCAGGCCTTCGCCGAACAGGGTCTGATCGCTGCCAATATCGTCGGCGCTGATGTCTTCCAGGCCCAGGGCCTCGATGATCAGCTCTTTTATCTCGTGCTCAAGGCGGTGTTGGTCGCTCATCTTCGGCGAGCTCCTTAATGAAATAGTGATGCAGGTAATCGTTGAGCTTGCGTGAAGCCTGGGGTGCGGGGCCGAGCGCGGCAAACGCTTGTGGCTCTATATCGGCTCCCACGCGCAAACTGAAGTGGAATCGACGTTTGGGAATGCGATACCAGGGTTCGGCCTTGGTCAGGGTCGTGGGGCTGACCTTGATCACCACCGGGGTGATGATTGTCGCACCGCGCAGGGCAATGGCTGCGCCACCGCGATGAAAGGCAGGCGCCGCGCCGGGCGTGGTGCGGGTGCCTTCGGGAAAGATGATC from Pseudomonas synxantha harbors:
- a CDS encoding AMP-binding protein, with protein sequence MNGLKLEHLLLEPLQQRSVTTEPDMNHAQLWEASLRLAAGLQARGIRRLAVYLEDAGVLAVALLGAWRAGASVLLPADLQPQTRQRWAPAVDAWLTEAADLEALYQAPLSPAVLDLDSCQLSLCTSGSSGEPKRIDKSLRQLANEVQALEALWGADLKDACIIGSVATQHIYGLLFRVLWPLCAGRSFVRQQLAFPEDMQRASREHPQFAWVASPALLKRMGDNLDWAALSQVARVFSSGGALPVEAAGSLYDRLQQWPTEILGSSETGGIAWRQGAQPWQPFADVQLSQDADGALRIASKYLPEGHVEQTADAARIHADGRFELLGRLDRIVKLEEKRISLPMLEQALMTHPWVAETRLGVVQENRASLGALVVLSAAGLHALRNQGRRTLTQTLRQHLGQHCEALALPRRWRLLRQLPLNSQGKLPQADIEALLLAPRPKAPEVLEQVEADGEWTVQLSVPPDLAYFSGHFPVTPVLPGVVQVEWAFNLGQQLLELPGTFAGMEVLKFQQLVRPGDQIELHLRFDRERRKLYFAYRNGIAACSSGRIVLEAAHA
- a CDS encoding acyl carrier protein, with amino-acid sequence MQTRDDIFNTLRDALVELFELEPERVTLDANLYQDLEIDSIDAVDLIDHIKRQTGKKIAAEEFKAVRTVNDVVEAVYRLVQPAA
- a CDS encoding phosphopantetheine-binding protein; this encodes MSDQHRLEHEIKELIIEALGLEDISADDIGSDQTLFGEGLGLDSVDALELGLAIQKTYGIKIDADAKDTRNHFTNVASLAAFVTARQAA